The stretch of DNA GAGTGTAACTCTCATACTGTGGCTGCCAAGACTCAATCTATCTGTGCGGGTATCGAGATGAGTTGTTggctaataaaataaaactaaatctCTCATCTGCCTTTAGCCTTTCACCTCATGAAAGTTGTTGGTGGAGTTGTGCCAAACAACATGGCAAATTAAAGCAACCATGCACAGGCTGGTTTATTCTCTTGTGTGGTGGTGTGTCATGTTTGGCATCAGCTGTTAGGAGAATATCCAGCTGTGGGTatgtataacatatatatatatatatatatatatacatataaaagcTAGCTTAGCTAGGGATGATCTAGCTAGCCATATGAACAATGATTGACAATGATGCAGATAAAAGCATCCAATATAATTACAATCCCACCATGAACCTCCACACTAATTCTGTGTCACCCTCAATATAGTAAGCCATGACAGATGACACCCCAACTACAATCCTAGAAAAACACCCTTCAACAACACAGTTTTTGTCATCCTAAACTCTGGTTGGTCCAATCACACCTCAAAAATTAAACAAGCTAAGAAAATCCAAGAATAATGAAtctgcccatatatatatattcctgcCACTCACACATCTGTCACTGTTAATCATTTATGGGATAGAGTTTGGACAAACAATGCCATGGCCAAAAGGGTAGTAGGAAATAGGAATTAGGATGAAGAGACATTATCTCCAGTTTTGGAGTGTTTTAGCTCAACCTGCTTGCTCTTGTCTGTTTCTGCAAGGGAGAAAAACAAGTTTCCCAGCTCACTGTATTCTGGGCATTTTAGGATTTAAttaatgataatgatgattTGTCACAATGGCTTCCACATGTAAGTTTGATTCACAAATTAacgatccatatatatatatatatatatatagactcatGATCAAATGAGTCTACCCTTTCCCATGAGTTCGTGTGTAGACAAATCTGTGCCATTGAATGCTTAAAATCAATGTGTACTCCACTTGCATAGTTGCACAATTGCTTGTACAGTTGCACAGTTGGCGAAATCTAGACCattgatctcaagcattcaatgGTCCAGATCTATTCACACGGACTTATGGGAAAAGGTAAACTCACCATGAGAACCATGCCTCAGGTGAGAACTGTGGACAAATTCAAATCATCGATCTAGTAAATCTAAtggttgaaaataaagaaaaaaaatggactACTCACCCGTGAGAACTAATTTCATTCATCCATTTAAGATGATCAATGGCTGAAATCAGGGAAGTTGGAGAAAAGCTTGCAAATGCACAATCATGCATTACAAGATGCACAATCGTAATTACATGAATCTCGACACGGTTTGTAGGAAAATACTTGACAGTGTGTTTGGAGAATATTTCCAAATGCACAATCAGTTATCCGGGAATGCACAATCAAACATTACAATATGCGCAATCTTAATTACAGAAATgtcaacatattttttttcttaatttctaaCCCTTGATCATCTTAGATGGATGGATGAGATTTGTTCGCAGTTCTCTTAGGGTAAGTTATTCTCATGGGATTCtgcctatatatgtgtgtgtatttatatatatacatatagtggAAGTCATGCATCCACATCAGTGCACAGGATGTTTGATTGCCATAATTGAGATACTGAAACACATGGCTGCAAACAAACATAGTTGTTTAATCAAAATCTCCCCAGCTAAGGAATTGTTGTCCATTTGTTTAAAAAGCTTCCAAAGAATTATCCCCAGATGGAGCCcaggagagagagagttttaAAGATACAATCAAAACAAAGGATTTGGCCACCATTTACAGGCAGAAAATCATGCAAGCAAGCAACCTCTCTTGTCCAGTCTTAACAGATAATATGCCAATGTGGGGGAGAACAATTTAAGTGTCAATACTGCCAAAAATGATGGAAAATCAATTCAAACTTATCTCTTTTGAAGTAAACATTGTGTGTCATGGATGACTGTTCAATGGTAAAAGACTCGATCCCTgatctttcttctcaaatttcacccctgtgaccaactgagctgtcCATGCGGGCAAAGTAAGGTTAATACTTAATAACTTGTTTCGTTGACAGTAATAGTATACGAGTAAGCAGATTTGTATCCTACCGAGTGGGCGGACGCTTTGGGGAGCCTGATGATGTTGAGGCATATCCCGTGTTTACATCCTTCACCGAGACAGCGAGACTCTAGGGTAAAGAATAGGTGGGGCACTCGAATTTGGGGTCTGCAAACCCTAAAATTAACACTACCATGCAAAGGTCCCCATTGCAACAACCAAGGTGATGGTAACTACAcacaaaaaacaagaaaaaaaaatagtactgAGTTGCATTTATGTAACTGTAATCTCAAATCTACCTCAACTACTTTCTGCAACAAGTGTAAATGTTGTCCAGTTACTGTATGTGTGATGGTATAATGAGAAACTCAACAGTGAAAATCCTAAGTTTTTTACCACAAAAAACACATGCATGCCTTACTATGACAGACAATTGCAAGAAATAGGGTGGAATAACAGTAGCAGGATAGCCTTTCCTGAGTCATTCATCCAAATTAACCTCATAAAAGCTGCCAAACAACACAGATGGATTCATTGCTGtcaggatcaagcgcttaccactatgccaaaagctGTTCTAATACCAATTGTCAGATCAAACGCTtacactacgccaaaagctgttctgataccaattgttgggaTCAAGCGCTTATCAGTTACCACTACGCCAGAAGCtatatagctagtagcgaaagcgcaactttatttctttctacACGCGTAGCTATCAGCGCCACGTTTCGATGGAAGGATGCTGGACTCGGCTCTACGAGCCACCACCCAACAACTGCATGTATCACATCAAAAAGCAGGTCTTGGTGGATGAGAAAGACAGAAACTTTAAAGGTTCATGCAATTAAGCCATTCAATTCAAGGTCATTGGTGATTtgtgttatttacttatttgaCAACAGTGGAGTGGGGCTATCTAAAGCAGCTGGGTATTTATGAGGTAGGCAGAGTCAGTAAAGAAGACTACATTTCAGGTATAACAAGTCAGCAACCAAGTTgtccaaacaaaaataaaaaataaaaagggcaAGGGAGGAGAACCGAAATAAAAACTCCCGGTTATTGTTATATCTTGGAGGATTAGTTTATCCTCTCTGTTCTAGCTGTCTGCTGCAAATAAAAAGGCCAGAGAATTTATGGTGGCTGCAAAACAATAATGTTCTATGTGAAGAATGACTTTGTTGGTTTGTTCCATTCATGGAAGTCTCCCAGAGTTTCTGCATCAGCCTAGCTAGGTGTAAAGATTTCATGTTTTCTGTGAGTTTTTGGTAAAGGGTATATTGTATATATCATCGATCCTTTCTGTTCACAATGGAGCCTTCTGACATCCCGGGAGGAGCAGAAGGGTGTAGCAGCAACGAGTCGGGGTGGACAATGTATATTGCTTCGTTCAGCCAAGGATACGATGATCAAGATGGCTACGAAGACGATCATCGAGATTCAGAGAGGGTGAGGGGTAAGAATTTTGGCGGTGTTGCAGGCACTGAACATGGCGACAGCGATGATTCCATGGCTTCAGATGCCTCTTCTGGCCCGAGTTATCAAGAAATCTGCAGAGGCATGGAGAGGAGCCATGGAAAGGAGAAACTCAAGTATGCAGGCGAGAAAGTCCCGGGGAAGTACTCAGTCAAGAAACACCAGAAAGAAGAAGGGGTTAAGGCTAGTAAGAACAGCAAACAGGTAAGGGAAGATGCACATAGGGGAAAGAGTTCTTATGGTCAAAGCAGATCATTTCTAAGAAAAAAGTAACAATTCAGAAATGCCAACAGCTGTCCAAGCAGTTCAATATCGCTTCGTTTACCTGTCGATGATGTCCATGGAATAACAGAACAGAAATCCCGCTTGGCATATCTACCCGCTGAATCTCCAGTTCAAATGCTGTGAATCAAGCAATCGAACCAACACTGTCAGTACAGTTCATAAAATGTCACGGTTTAACCATTGCATGTGCAAAAATCTCGTGTTTTTTGATGTCATCAGTTTCATATGCAGCATATTAGAATGTGTAAGAGTAAGTTTTCATAAGAGAAATGCAGAGTTGGCCAAAAAAAGTCGCAAATTTTAGCAAGAGAAGATGTTCAAGACATTCCAGCCTGTTGTTTGTTGAAGCAGTTAGTAACCCACTCTCCTTTCCAGCCTTCCAGGCTTATGCAGGTAGGTCAGCTGCCTCATCTTCCAACAAGCGAGAACAACATGTTAGcgaacattatttaaaaaaaaaaaaaaaaccatagtCAACTGAATTTATTGTTTTTGAGCTATcagagaaataaataaattttgtaaagaaGTTTCAGCATATAATTCAGGTGTTTCCTCTGTCTTTCAATCTAGAGTGTATGCATTTATAGTCTTTCGGGAAGTTCAATCTTGAAGATCTCTATTCAACTAGGCCACTCTTAAAAAATTTGGAGAAACTTATCTCTGCAACCAAAATCTCAGTCTGTTAGCATAATAATCTGTATGGCATTTCATGTGGAATTGCTAATAACTCAAGAAACAAGCATGTGTTAGGCTGAGGCCTCGAGGGCATTGCCACCAAGCCTAGATTCAGAACATGGCGTGCttgaatataaagaaataaagttgcaccttccccactagctataacttttgacggGGAGTAAGTGTTTGATCCTGACAACATCTATTGTCATTTCTAACTTCTTGACCACCTATCTCTTCCATACATTCAACGGTAATTAGCAGATGCCATAATCACAAGAAGTGCTCAGACAAATTCTAAAGTGTTTGCAGAGGAATAATCACTACAAACATCCAGACAGATTCTAACACAGATATGAAATCTAAGGTCATGATGTTGGGAAAGCAAGCATGGTGAAAAAGACTTCCATCTCTTCAATTATTGCTTGCAGGTGACACAGCCTAATGGAGACAAAGCATGCGGATTGAACAGTCATGAAGAAACCACTCAGCAACAGTTACATACAGTAAACATTATTAGCAATTCCACATGAAAATCTCATTAAGGTTGTCTTTTTCATCCACCAAGATGAAATGCACAAccgaaaaagaaaacaaatgaaaaCTTGTGTCTACAAGGACTAGTCCACACCAGGAGAATGCATTATATATCTCTGTTTTGTGTGTTTGTGTAAATGTTACTTGGAGAAGGCAATGAAGAAAATGTATTCCTATGTTTAATGCATCTGATGAAATAGGCTTCATAGAGTGAAAGCCAAATCTGGACCAAGAAACCCACAAGTGGTTTATTGTGAAAAACTTCAATAAATCGTAAATGTTTCGGGACATTTCAAAGGGTTACATCAAAATGTTGCATAACTAGATGATAACATGACTGCATCTAGTATTTTCAATCACAAGAAAAACCTTATTCAGTAGAGTAATGAAAGCATCGGTTCAGCAAGTAGGCCCCGAAGAGATTCAATTTTTTGACTGCTTGGCAATCTTGAACCACTCGGTATGGAAAGACCCTGGCATGTCAATCCTCTCGTATGTGTGGGCACCAAAGTAATCCCTTTGAGCCTGGACTAAGTTGGCAGGGAGCTTTTCCCTCCTGTAAGTGTCAAAATAAGCTAAACTTGTAGACATCCCAGGAACGCTAATACCAGAGCTGATAGCAAGGCATACAACCCTTCGCCAAGCAGATTGTCGTTCAATTATCTCCTTTGCGAACTCTTCATCCACGAGTAAGCTAGCGAGGTCTGGGTTCCTGTCATAAGCTTTCTTGATACGGTCCAAAAATATAGCACGGATAATGCAACCACCCTTCCAAATCCTAGCCAGTTCCCCGAGCTTCAAGCCCCACCCTTGTTCAATGCTCTTTGCACGAAGCAAGTTCATTCCCTGGGCATAGCTACAGATTTTGGATGCATAAAGTGCCTTTCTCACATCATCGATCAACTGCTTCTTATCAACAACCTGATCAGTAAGGATATCACCAATCCCGCTAGATTTGAAGACCTTGGCAGCTTGAACCCTCTCGTCCTTCAATCCACTAAGGAATCTTGAATCCAGTGATGAAGCTATCGTTGGTGCTGCAACCGAGAGCTCGGCAGCTTGCTGAACAGTCCACTTGCCAGTGCCTTTCATGCCCGTTTTATCCAGAACCTTGTCTACCAAATACCCATCCGCTTTGTCATCCTTGATTCCAAATATATCAGCTGTGATTTCAATCAAAAAGCTAAGAAGCTCCCCTTGGTTCCAATCTGTGAAAACTTTGTGCAATTCATCATTAGAGAGTTTCCCCACAGATTTCAGTACATCATAAGCTTCCGCAATCAACTGCATATCACCGTATTCAATCCCATTGTGAACCATCTTAACAAAGTTACCAGAACCTCCTCTGCCGATGTAAGTAACACACGGGCCACTGTCGGGAACTTGAGCGGCTACTTTCAGTACGATGTCTTCAATATACTTGTATGCCTCAAAAGAACCTCCCGGCATCAGTGATGGTCCATGCCTAGCACCTTCTTCGCCACCCGAGACTCCCATTCCAAGATAAAGCAGACCCAATTCAGCCACTTCTTTCTCCCTCCTCTCGGTATTCTCATACCATTCATTCCCACCATCAATAATGCAGTCTCCTTTCTCCATGTAAGCAGAAAGAGTTTTGATGGTTTGATCAACCGGGGCACCGGCCTTAACAAGAATAATCACAACACGAGGCTTCTGAATAGAGCGAATAAAGGATTCGGGATCATGAAAACCATAGACAGGAAGGTTTCCTTCTGCTTTAGCTCGCTCAATAGTCTCATCAACTTTTGAAGTGGTTCGGTTGTAGACGGATATAGGAAATCCTTTTTCCGCTATGTTAAGGGCAAGATTTTGCCCCATAACAGCAAGGCCAGCCAGACCAATTCTTGTTGGTGTTGCCATACTGTTTTCCTGTCATCAAAAGATTCAgagattttgaattttagaattCACATAATGCAGGAAAAGGTTTTGGAGAAACAATAAACAATACTAGAACTATTTAAGGTCTAATTATCTCCATAGaacttcataatttttgtatgcatcaTAAACCAGAGTACATATAAAGATCATTACGAGTTTGCACATCAGTACCACTGTTACAACCTGGATACTGTAACAAATGTTGGTGAATCAAAACCaataaaattactccgtaaataaaatagttattaGATCTTCTAACCACCTAAGCACAACCAGTATGCAATACAGGTAAATAGATGAATGGATagaattataaataatcaaaattgtaCACTCTTGGGGTTTAACAAACTAATCAATCCGTTACAAGTTTTTATTTGTCACCATCAAATATAACAACACAAGTTATACACAATGAGGTTGAtgaagcaaagaaaaaaaagataagatatTGCTATAGTTAACTGTAATGGATGAAGAAAACCATCTGCCCTCTATAAAGGCTATAATAAAGATTCAATTTTTACACGAATACTGCATATTACCAAAAATGAAACTGACAAATTTCAAACATGCAAGGtttttagtaattaaaaaaagcATAACTTAGTAATATAAGATTTTGAAAaacccaacaacaacaacaaccaaaaaaaaaaaaaaagagaacaaatTTTGCATTGCTAGATTTCAGATCCAAGAAAGGAGAAAGCAAGTTCTCCACATTCAGAACAAAAAGCACTACAAAAACAAAGAAGCACACAAATGTTTGATTCCCAAGTGAACTAGAGGTCTAGAGCAACAATTGCAAATAATAGGAATCAAAACTCAATAACAGCAAAACACAATAAACGCTGCAAATTTACAGTAGAATTAAAGAGATATAGTTTACAATTAAGCATTAACAATGTGAAGATATCCTCAACCACAACTGAACAAACAAACTTCAAGATCAAAGATCGGAAAAGTACAATGTTAAAATGAAACCACAAGGGGAAAAAGAATCCATTTTTACCTCTGATCAGTTCGGAGCGCTCAAAATTGTACAAGATACGAAACTGTATCGCAAAACTATGAACCGGGAAACAAAAATCAAGATCTGGGTTCTGTAAAACAAGATCAATTATGATTGATAAATACGAAAATGTGAGTCACCTAACCACAGTGCAGTAGCTATGTTTTCTTTTCCTAGTCAAACTACAACGGCATATTC from Ipomoea triloba cultivar NCNSP0323 chromosome 7, ASM357664v1 encodes:
- the LOC116025084 gene encoding 6-phosphogluconate dehydrogenase, decarboxylating 2; translation: MATPTRIGLAGLAVMGQNLALNIAEKGFPISVYNRTTSKVDETIERAKAEGNLPVYGFHDPESFIRSIQKPRVVIILVKAGAPVDQTIKTLSAYMEKGDCIIDGGNEWYENTERREKEVAELGLLYLGMGVSGGEEGARHGPSLMPGGSFEAYKYIEDIVLKVAAQVPDSGPCVTYIGRGGSGNFVKMVHNGIEYGDMQLIAEAYDVLKSVGKLSNDELHKVFTDWNQGELLSFLIEITADIFGIKDDKADGYLVDKVLDKTGMKGTGKWTVQQAAELSVAAPTIASSLDSRFLSGLKDERVQAAKVFKSSGIGDILTDQVVDKKQLIDDVRKALYASKICSYAQGMNLLRAKSIEQGWGLKLGELARIWKGGCIIRAIFLDRIKKAYDRNPDLASLLVDEEFAKEIIERQSAWRRVVCLAISSGISVPGMSTSLAYFDTYRREKLPANLVQAQRDYFGAHTYERIDMPGSFHTEWFKIAKQSKN
- the LOC116025085 gene encoding uncharacterized protein LOC116025085 produces the protein MEPSDIPGGAEGCSSNESGWTMYIASFSQGYDDQDGYEDDHRDSERVRGKNFGGVAGTEHGDSDDSMASDASSGPSYQEICRGMERSHGKEKLKYAGEKVPGKYSVKKHQKEEGVKASKNSKQVREDAHRGKSSYGQSRSFLRKK